The DNA window tttcaaaatattaaaagcattgtgtctattggaagtttcttttcggatgtgattgataatttagagcagatggcctgttaaatatctcggattctaatagattcttttgtcttttaacggttgaggtttccgtcggacctccggaagtaaactggtgacaatgcggctttgaCTCTTAAACCCTCTGTCAGGAAGGTGCGGCATTTTTCTTCTTGATAttgcagggggtgggggacggGAAGCGCCAAGGGGGcagccacccctccccccaaactTTTTTTGtggatgtatttttttagctgaaCATGAGGTTTACCTTTTACCTGTCCTCCTACATGCAGCTTCAACCCCCAACTCCATGAAGCTTACAATATGTACTTAAATATATATCCCCCAAATccgcccccacccccaccacaCACTTATAGTATCACTCAGCTACCCATGTATTGCTTCCTAATGTAAAGAGTAAAAAGGGACAAAGTGCATATCCTTTGAAGCTTCAATATTACCTCTAACGTTAACCAATCTGCAACTGTCAACTTTCCATTAGCAGTCAGCTCTACCACATGTGTGTATTCATGATTTGCTGAAGGAAGGGGGGTAGTCATGGGCATTGTATGGAAAAAGATAGTATTTAAAgttccttcaataagaaattacctacTTTTGGGCAGCCATATGGGTTCACAGGGTACACATGAAAAGCTGCAATATCCCAGTTTTCTTTCGGTCAATTacatttttaatggaaaacgcgaaaaatattttaaaattgtaaaagctgTGTGTCTGCAGTATGATTGGTTTTCTAAAAGTAAAGTGACAATGTATAGACCATTTTATTCACtccgggtttttttttttgcataggGAATATATGTGGAGCTCTCCAGACAATTAAGAAGAACCAGTTTCTCCATACTGGCAAGGGAGCAGTCAAACAGAACAAAGCCAGACTCAGTGATTACTGGAAAAATTGATGACATTCCGCTGGTTGAGTAGTCTAATCGAGCTATGCAATATAATCTTGGTACAATATTGATCCTTCGGCATTAGGGGGTAGTCATCCTACAACAAAGGACAAAATTGGGCGGCTTACAGACTTTAAAAGTAACAACAATTCTCTTGTTTCTTTGGATGTATTTAGTGAACTCAATATTTACCGCTCCTGTACAGCGCTTTCTGTGTCCACTTGTTTCCTTTGCTCCACATATCAAAAGAAATGAGCGGACACAGGAAGCTATGTGAAGGAGGGTATCCATAGAGCATGCTTAGAGCATAACTCAGATAAACTTTAGTCTACTTGCTCTAAGGTGATCCTTTTTATACACCTAACAAAACATATTGACAGCGCAAACAGCAAAGTTgtgattggcaaatggcagttctacatTCTAAAGGAACCTTAATATGTCTAAATATATTCCTAccaaatgcaaaaaaaaataattggagtttatctattttatttttacagatAATTGGTCCCCGTAAGCACTTTCCAGTCGTAGAATTGACATTTGACATTTGCTGTTTGCATTcacaaacctttttttaatcttttatTTTCTCAAGCAGCCTCAGAAATCATGTAGATTTGTGATGTCCTGAAATCACCAAGAAAATCATCCCTACATTTTGGGTTTGCAGTTATCAATATTTTGAAGGTGGATTATATTTTTCAAGCAAATATGTAGCAGTAATATAATTAATCCTGTCCTGAAAGGACACATGGTTTATAGGTATACAATGTGATAATTACGTCAATGCTTTGTGCATACTCCACTAACTTTAAGGGAaaaacttaaagccgcattgtcaccagttcacttccagAGGTCAGACGGAAGCCTCAACCGTTTAAAGGCAAAAgtatctattagaatccgagatatttaacaggccatctgctctaaattatcaatcacatcctcaaagaacttgcaatatacacactgctttcaatattttgaaatatttttcgcgtttccataaaaatcatcagagattgTAACAAtggaccggaagtaaactggtgaatATGCGGCTTTAACATATATAATATACTAGAACTAATGACTTCCTGAgaatcttaaaaaaacaaatattaagaCCATGTTTTTAGGGTCTGTGGAACATTATAAATTGTGAAGAGCATTATAGTTAGATGAAcactaccatggccaccaagaAAATCTTAAAAATTTAGCCAATCAGCTTTCAAGAATCTCAGTTTTGACACAAGCTTTATGATTCCGTCCTGTCTGATAGCACTTTTCTTGCATCACAGAACTATAAGTTGCCAAGGTAGTAGCTTACACTTTAGTCCACCATAACCAATTAAATTGTCCAGATATTTTACTGATATTCATGCAAAAATGGGGGCTAAGAATATGGTTGGTACCTTAACAAATAATCTAAATGATTGTTTATGCAGCCCCACAGCGAAAATGAGAATATTATAAAACATTGCTTCATATGTAATGAAGGACCATCATCCAAAGCATTGGCTTTAGCAAAgttaataattattttgtaATACTAGTATTGTTCTAAAAGTGCCCTATAATGACTTTTAATGTTGCTGAAACAAACTCCTAGTGGCGCTGGTTAACTCCAGTGCTACAATAGGAATGTTTCTCTCGTTaataagaaacaaataaacatatttttgttatatGCATTTATGTCTTCTGTTGATTGGGGCTGTTGCAAGGGAGGGGTTTTGTTAGTTAGagaatagctgtaaaaaatgtCAGTAAAAAACAACACTGGGTTTGTGCTGATATCTTTATTTCTGATCTTCATACCACCAGGGTatgtatgtacagtatttgtacaataaaaacatttttataaatatttttttgttttcacccaaatgaaaattttttttctccttttaattttaacttttttttccaaCCACCAGGGCTACTAGCACGATCTATGTACTGTATTATTTCCTcttttcttgtaatttttttttgcaatttttactttttcattttattttttcactctttttcttattttgttttaactgCATAGATGtagaatgtatttttttcctcaTCATGATatatagatatttttttaaactgtatTGATTCAACAAGCTAATAAAATCTTCACTTCACTAAAATCACTAAATGATCATTTCGTACTGTGGTACATTCATTGAATGACAACTTACTTTtcaaaagttgaaaaaaacattgtaaTACTTTTACCATACGaatacaatatatatatatatatatatatatatatatatatatatagcaaacTTGTCAATTAAAACATCAtgtaatattataataaatgTCTTTCAAGAAACTATATACTACTATATTATCTTCTCTATTCTTGCCAACAAAATGGTTTTCTTATATAGTGCTATACAATGTTCAACATTCTTTGACAACTTATTTTTGTTCAGCTTGTAATTTGAACACTGTCCCCAATTTGTTGTCTGTATTCTGACTCAACTGTCGTCCAGGACAAAGCCATCTTCACAATCTCCACTAATTTACCAATTTATTCAAATGGCACTTGTACTCTATCACGTAAGTTGAATCAGTGGACATCTATCAAGACTGAACTTCAACAAAGTCTCAAGGGAATTTCTTGAATCTTCAATGGTCTAAAAGGAAATAACACCACCATACATAAACCTTCACAAATGTTTTCTATGGAAATAAAGTGCTGCAAGAGTATATCTTGCACTTTGggtatttaaataaatatgaAACATGTGGAAGCTAATAACTCTCAATGCAGCTGAATTGCTGGATTACAAGAGTGCAGATataataggggggggggtttatGGTGTAAACTAAAGTGCAAGTGCCACACCTTAACAGCCTAAAAGCTGAGGGGTTTTGCTGCTGGTATTAGCAATAAATTTGTTCTCCTTTATTTTTGCATTGTCTGTCCGGAAATTATGGGGGACTTCCAAACTGGATTAGTGATTTCCATTGGAAAATAGATATTCTTTTAATCAGtttgtaataaataaattctCACCTTGACAAGCAAGCAGTGGACAGGCTCTGTGGACTCCTGGCTAAATCCAGCGATGGTTTTTAGTTTGCGACTACTGTCAACCTTGACCACAGGGATAGGGTACTCCCAGCAAAATGCTTCAATCAGTCGGCAATGGACCTGTATCCCTGGGTCCGCATGGCGATTTTCCACAAGGACGCACAGGGTGACATCGTCTGGGTCCCTGAATGACAGAATACACAAATATGAGATTGAGCTAATGTTTAGCCTAGGTCTAGCCACTGACATGGCGAACCTCTATGCTACTGAGGTGATATAGTGTTATGTGATGTCATGGCTTTCTGCAGGAAGATATATCAAGTCTTTGATTAGTAAGCAGTTGTATCATTGTTTTCCTGCTACGATTTCTGCTGGATTTGAGACATGTAGAGACATGAAGTCAAGGCATGTATCTTTTAATAAATGTTATTGGAATTATAACCCACCTATATGCGCCAATATTcacttacccccccccctctcttctGTAAGTTGTATTACAGTAGATACTCACATTTCTAGCTGTTCCGCAGCTCCATGTGTAGTCATAATCAGCTCGTTACACTCACGGGCGGAATTCAGAACATCTTCCAGGCAAAGCTGAAGCACTTTAGACTGCATCAAGACTTTACCCCTGAAACAAGTGAATAAAATTGTTAAAGAGATAATATAAACAAGATTTGCTAGATgcgattttttaaatagaacaGGCTATGTTCTGAtatctttatttttagttCTCGTGATGTGGAAGTTCGCACAGGTAATATGTAGCCATGAACATATGACTTTTCCAAACGTTTATCGAACGTCGTGCGAGCAAAAACAAGTCACGTGCGACCGGGAacacaaattttaaataattacTGCGTAAACCACTGAGAAATAACAAATACTAGTAGGGGCAAATGACAAAATAAGAGAAAGAGAACTATATTTTCCTGTTATAGACGTGTATCAGGGTTTTTGCAGTCGTGAAATATCAATGAAATATTGCGTTTGACAGGGAAATTACCCGGTGACCGAAAGAGAGCGATGCATGTTGCACCATCGAATGCAACAAATGAAAATCTAACCCTACTATTTGGGACACGAATTAACAAAAATACTGCAAATATCTTATGGAATTGGTGTTTTGGTAGATTGTCTTTTGACAGAACATTGGTTAAGTTAAATACACATGCCTGGATTTGGTGGACGGTCGTTGATCACGAGACTCGTACAAATCAGCGATTTACTTATAGTAAATTACTTACAATGGCTCGTCAAACGGCTCAAATTCGCCAATATCGTCCAACATTTCTTTTCTGCAGCTCCCAAATATTTCAGGTTCTCTTTGATCTATCTCGTAGTAACGCTAAAGCGGGAATTTCGCGCGAACCCACCCACACAACCGCCTTGGACAAGTCTTCGATTCTCAATGAACTTTGCTGAGCTTTCTGTTTGGTATCACTACAtacatatcacgtgacaaatttttttatcatactcGGGAAGGGAGGGTGAATAACTTAATTATTTTAAACGCcagattttgaaaaatatatattcaattcaattttttttctttttattcctCAATAGATATAGAATATAATTCATATGTTGATATCTAAAAATGattgtttttaatgttttcagtaaaaaaatatgagaaGTCAAATCATTGTTTTACCCCTCCCAGGCTAGTAAAAGGCGGAACTGAGGGAAAGTCCCGCTCTTTACTTACGTCATGTGGTCATTTTAATAGCGTTTTAAAAAACGCTGTAAGATTTGACGTGTGCTACGCTATAACCGGAACTAGATCACTTCGCAGAAATAACCCATCCCAATCAATGCCTTGTAAGCCGCTGTGTAAATCTGATATCTACAGAGGTCCTTGGGTACATTTTCACGCATTGTGCTTGGATATAGATTAACTGGGTGTATGCCGAAAATAATTTATACACGAAATACTGGTAGCCGACTCGCGGAAAAAACTTACATATTGGCCTGCGAAGCAAGCTTTTTGCTATGTGGAGTTAGTTTCAGAGCAGAGATCTTCGGCCTTTCGTGTTCTAAAACACAAAACACCACAGAAAGGCATACTTCGCTAGTCGGTAGAGATATATTCATGCAAAAATAGcggttctttttttttttttttctttgcaaaaAGAAGACCGCAACGAAAACACAAATAATAAGTATgaaatgatgatttttttccaGGAAAATCTCctttcaaccccccccccccacacacacacacacacacacacacagtgTCTAATGAGCTATCTCGACTATCTCGACAAGGTCCAACATTTTTGCAAGCAAACAGACCTGAAGGttaatataaagaaaacaaaaattctCATTTTCAATAACAACGGTAAAACAATGAACAACATTCCGTTCTACTGATGGGAGTGAAGTTTGGGGCATGGGAACCGGTATGGGAACCGCTACAAATGAAAAAGAGCCAATAGAACAAGTTCATATAAAGTTCTGTAAAATGTTGCTCGGCGTTGGTAAAGGTGCAAGTAATAACGCATGCAGAGGCGAACTTGGAAGGCTTCCCATGAGAACGAAGGCAAAAATGCGTCCTTTAAAATTATGGCTGAAATTATCTAATGTAAACGAAATGCAGAAACTTTCGAAAACTGCATACAACTGGATTAAGGAAGCAGATAACAAAGCCTTCTGGagttataaaataaaagaatggcTCAATCGAAATGGGCTGGGAGATATATGGAAATGCCAAAATCTAATAACTGGTAATTTTAATGCAATTGAAAAgttaataaaacaaagaatacaAGACGTTGAGTTACAGACATGGTTCGGCGACATACATGAtgacataagaaaaaaatccaaCCAACAAAACAAACTTAGAACCTAGGATATTCAAAACAACATACGAATTTGAAACATATATCAGCCAGGTCACCAATACAAACCACAGAATCGCGCTGATAAAACTGCGAATTAGCAATCATAAGCTCGAAATCGAAGCTGAGCGTTATCGAAAACCTTACAAAAGAGCAAATGAGAGGATATGCCCTATTTGCGCTACCGGTGAGGTGAAGGATGAGGTTCATTTCCTGACAAGATGCCCCACATTTTGTGATGAAAGAGCCGAACTTTTCACAAACATAAAAATGGCAACAAACATTAATGTTAATCGAATTATGTCAGGAAATTACCTCTTCCTTCTCCTCATTAATCCACCtacaaaacttcaaaaaataaTAGCAAAATTTATTGCCAAAATCACTGCGTTACGAAGCACATTAACGCTGAAGTCCTTTATCGCATGTGAAACTATCTTAATTTTATTTGGTTCTCATCCCATGTACACAATCTGTATAAGGACcaaataaaaagtatgtatgtatgtatgtatgagcACAGGTCACGTGTGTAGCGTGACTGTAGTATTCTGTTGCGAAGGACTGGAACTAGCCGTAATCTTGCCAACCGAAAACACAAAACACGCTTGGGGGTTGATATCAACAAAGCTGAAATGAAAAGAGCAACGAACGAATTGAATCTTTGATCAAATAGCATAAGAACTAATGAACATTGAAAAGAATTATCCATCAAGAAGTTCAAAAGAATAGCAAGATGACGCTGAAGCCGGTTCGAAGTCGTGTGACTTTAGAAGAAAGAGTTGAGCAGGAAAGTCGTTTGACTGGAAAACACATTAAAACTCTAGTGCATTTACAAGATATACACTCAGAAAACGAGCGATTGAAGGCTCGAGTGGCCGAACTCGAGATATGCGAAGTAAGGGCTGGCAGAGTAGAAGGTTTGGAGCGTGAAATAGTCCGGTTAAAGGTAAGAAACGAGACGGGGGCAAAACAGAATATTGCTTCTTTTGTGTTGCTCTATCAAGAGCGCCTTATTGAATCCGGGATAAAAACATCcacgtattttttttacttccaaAGAAAGTAGCTATTCAAAGTTTTCTTGACAGAAAAAAAGCATAAGACACAGGATTTGTGTCGCACGGGCCAAGGGctaggtgtgtgtgtgtgtcgggggggggggggggggggggggcgaagggAAGAGGACCAGACTGTTCGCAGTAGACTGTTTGTCTAACAGGCTCATAGACTTATACAATGTCAACAAATAACTCATTCCTGTGGAGtgaagaaacaaaaattacACTTAAATTAGAACTATACTACAGTCAacatgctgtttttttttcttgaaagaCTGCAATATTCATGAAAGCAGTTGTAAGTGATTTATGTACTGTTCGACAACTTGCAGAACAAATAGATTATTTGGTAGTCACCACTTAACAGGTGATAATAAGGTGTTACTTTACATGGTTTGTGAATCTTAATTGTTCTGTACTTCAATTTTAAGTACAgtagagaaaaaataaattcaagtggtattttcatattttcagGACGAGTTGTCAAGTTGTAAGGAAGTGCATGAGTGTGCCCAGAATTCAAAAGTGGCCCtccaaaaacttcaaaaagaTTGTCTTGCAAAGATTGATTCTTCAAATCGATTGCTAACAGAAAAACATAAAGCAGAGGTATGTTTATATTCTCTCGGTGGCATATCCAGGGCTTGTTCTTTGGGGTAAATAGAATCCACACCCTTTTGAGGTAAAATGATGCCTGTCCTGAGAGGCAGGCAATTAAGGGATAGGAAGACTTCGATAACGATTTTATATAATGAGCCAGTCCTTTAAAAAGCTGGATCTGCCATTGCCTCTCCTTGCATTTACAAATACTCTTTAACAATAATAGATAGCTTGGTAGGCAATGATGGGCCCAGTAAAGAGTATTCTTgacaagacaaaaacaaaaattaaaaatcagAAAGCTTTAATCATGTTCATTTCTTGGCCAAAATGTATGCTACACTATTAACACAATTTAGCATAAGTTAAAGGGACAGCATCATGGTACTCCGCATGtttggagtcagtgtttattgtaggctttaaattgtctacaaacagttgaactttaagcagtcaatgccttgttaaaataatatgcattattttattgaaaactttatttattgacagtttgtggtcattttctttgaattttttCCTTTGGATTTAAGTCTCCcaatattagaatttgactgaaattcattgtgtcctggtcGGAGAGCTATTAGCTATTACCATGACACTGGGCCTGGGGCTCTCTActgctgtgtaccatagtcCACCCCATACATTGGATGTTGTTTTCAAGGCGAGGGAAGGGCACcccaatatttgaaaaaatatgataaggaaatgaccagtaggggcctggctgtacccctcccccaaaattTTTCAAtgcctgctacagctctggTTTGAGTTGCTTGTTCCTCAGGTACACTTAGTCTGGTGGCTACCAACCCACCATTTACAAAATCATAACAGATGTGTTTTTGAATGGAAAAGTAACTGCTCTTTACCCAAACATTATATTGATTTTCCCCCACATTATAATGATATGCTCTACATCCTCTCTGTAACTCCTTCAAAACCTTTAGGACATTCAATCAGGAGTGGCAAAGCTTAAAGCCCCCCTGCCCATGTGCTCGCTTATCTGCCACTTATTAGAATTGGACGGGGACATTATGGTCATTTCAAAGTcgttttctttttgtatttgCAGATGCTTCGTCTAGTTTCACAGAAGCTTGAAGAAGAAAATAATTGGGTTACAGAGAGACAAAAGGTAGGTAATAAACAGCATCTTCAGGAAGTCGATATTAACTATATCTAAATAAGATAAAATTTTTATCCCTTAAACAATTGTATATTTTAAATTTCTTCCAGCTTATTGAGAAGATTCGTGAGTTGGAAGAGCTTGGTAGATGTCAAAAAGATGCAATTGACAAACTGGAAAACAGTTTTCACCTTAAAAATGTAAGGATTCATCTTCTCAGAACACGCCGAGAAACAAGGTCATATGTTTTATATCTCCTGCCGCGCTAGGTCAGAATCCCCCTACCACCCTTGCACAAACTAGGGCTGTAGTGGGACTTTAGAGActgggggcacaatacagagacattaggaaaaaaataggGTGACAGACACACCCTTTGGTTATGCCTAGTgtacactagtgacataatgacataacgacataggcgCACACACTCTGTTTAGCcagacataatgacataaaagagaaaaaaaattctcttatgtcattatgttaatgtcgttatgtttggcttatgtcaaaatgtcaaacCACTCACtcttgaacatatgaacataagggtgcacgcgcgcctatgtcattatgtcgttatgtcactagtgtgcaccaggcatcaCATGCTTTTAATAAAACCTGGAACTAAATctcattttctttgtttaagGATTTGGATTTTGAAATTCAGCAGCGAGACAGAGAGCTAGAGAGGGCAAAAAAGGAGAACAAACATCTAAATGAAGCTTTGCTCGCACAACAAGAGGCAATAAAAACTTTGACTTGTGAAAACGAATCCATGCAGAAATCAATGGATAACTTGTGCCGTGATGTTAAAGTAATGAAAATGCAGCAAAAACAATCACGAGATTTAACATTCAAGATGTGCTGTGAAACCCAGACAGACCTCCTTGGTGATGAGCTGGAATCAATGGAGGAAAAGTTTTTTAactatgaaaaagaaaacagccTTCTCCGTGGCACAATCAAGTCAAATGAATCGCTTATAGGGACCTTAGAATTCAACCTCCAAGACTCTACACAAACATTGAAACTTCTTTACAAAGAGAGGGACTTACTTAAGAACAGAATCACAGGGCTGCTGGATGAGATAAAGGAACTAAGATCCCAAAAGCCAGAATCTAAACAGACCTTCTCTGATTTTGTTCAGTTAAAACGGGACTTTACAAACCTGAGAGATGAGCATGAAAAGTTGCTCAAGAAACGTAGTGCAAAGCCAAATGTTCTGCCATGTTTAACTGCAGATGCTAAAACTGTGACTAGAACTTTTGGTAGGACTCTAGTGAGTAGAAACAGTATAGGTAGTTTAAACTCGTCTTAGGTGATAT is part of the Nematostella vectensis chromosome 13, jaNemVect1.1, whole genome shotgun sequence genome and encodes:
- the LOC5501211 gene encoding growth arrest and DNA damage-inducible protein GADD45 gamma gives rise to the protein MLDDIGEFEPFDEPLGKVLMQSKVLQLCLEDVLNSARECNELIMTTHGAAEQLEMDPDDVTLCVLVENRHADPGIQVHCRLIEAFCWEYPIPVVKVDSSRKLKTIAGFSQESTEPVHCLLVKTIEDSRNSLETLLKFSLDRCPLIQLT
- the LOC5501206 gene encoding serine/threonine-protein kinase MRCK alpha produces the protein MTLKPVRSRVTLEERVEQESRLTGKHIKTLVHLQDIHSENERLKARVAELEICEVRAGRVEGLEREIVRLKDELSSCKEVHECAQNSKVALQKLQKDCLAKIDSSNRLLTEKHKAEMLRLVSQKLEEENNWVTERQKLIEKIRELEELGRCQKDAIDKLENSFHLKNDLDFEIQQRDRELERAKKENKHLNEALLAQQEAIKTLTCENESMQKSMDNLCRDVKVMKMQQKQSRDLTFKMCCETQTDLLGDELESMEEKFFNYEKENSLLRGTIKSNESLIGTLEFNLQDSTQTLKLLYKERDLLKNRITGLLDEIKELRSQKPESKQTFSDFVQLKRDFTNLRDEHEKLLKKRSAKPNVLPCLTADAKTVTRTFGRTLVSRNSIGSLNSS